The genomic DNA aaaaaaaaatttgagccAAGAGAAGCAATTAATTATTAGACCCATATTTTCCCATTGCCTGTGATTATAAATGGTTACCTCAAAAGGGCCAACTAAAAGAATAGGCTTCATGGTGTCATATATCCCAAAGTACATTCCTCGATACATGGTGATTCCAAATATTGAAACACCGAAACCCCTGTACAAGCCAGCAAAACCATCAGTTGATATTGTTTTACGATATACATGAATGAGTCCTTTAAACTGACGGTGACCAGTGGCACGGCACTCAAGTGAATCAGTGGCCAATCTTGTACGTGCAAAGTCCAAATGATACAAAAGTATTGAGGTAGTAGCACCGGCAGCACTGCCTGAAGCCACATTGCCAGCAAACCACTTGATGTAGCCGTCTTTGTCTCTGGAAAATCCAAAGACGGTTTTGAAGTAACCTTTGAATGCAAAATTGAAAGCCTGCGTGGGAAAATATCTAATAACATTGGCCTGGTGACCTCTCCAAAAGGCAAGGAGACCCTCTTGAGCAAAGACTCTATTAAAGGTATTAGACAAACCAAGGTATGGTGTTTTGAGATTTCCTCTTTTAATCATTTCGCTTTGGTTTTGTAATAAAAGCTTCACTCTCTCAATTGGTGCCACTGCAGTTTTAGATATGATTGCTGCTGCTCCTGCCATTACAAAATCCTTTGAAaatgattctgattctgattctgattctgatgaTTTAACCATATCTCTTCTTCCCTCCCACTAATCCTGATATGATATGGTTTGAAGCAATCGGAATCAGAAGCagaattataataactaaataataataatttaatgaaaaagtTGAGAAGGGCACCTGAATCGAATGAATTTATTACTTGGATTGCAACATGCTTCCCCTTCTCTTCCAACAAAATCAAGACCgcgattttatttttatttttaacgcTGCGTGCGTCACTCGTTCAATGTATCGTCGGAGGAATCTTTGTGTTCATGAATAAACAATCAATCTGTTTCGTAATCCTCGTGTATACACTAGCAGTAGCACCtcatttacatttatttatttattatattcatttttattttatttttttctctcacgAGCTTTAAATCACTCAATCTCAATCTCTAAGagcatttataatttttttatttttaataaaagttcttaTTGATGATCCAATGACTCAAATAGTAATACTCACAATGGTcacctcacttaagggatgtggatgtcagcgaagactaagtcaaaagatCTTGtaggccaaaactgccaaagataatacatagggggttgttttgtattttaattagttaaggggtcaaaatcgcaatttttggaaagatagggaccaaaagtgcaattaagcctttttttatataattggaACCCTTGaatctttttttgtttacatgTCATTCATCTAGGACCTTAAATAAACTAAATGGATCATGCGGTAAATGGAGCATATATGAACTCCAATTATATTAGTCTTTCATGTAGAAAACTTCAACGAGAGTTGTTAAAGAAGACATCAACAAAGTATCTACATTTAACAAAGTTAACAACTATTTTCGTCAAATAATGAGGAGAGTGATTACAAACATCGAATAGCACTTTAGAGCCTATACAAAAAATAACGCTATTGAATGTCAACTTGATGGTCCTCTCCATAGCCCCATGGAGTCTTATTGCTTCTCCAATGTTAATTGTGACATGTTATAACCAAAATGTTTCGACTCTAATGGCAAAACTCACTTCATCCATTAAATGAAGATCAACTCATGTTTCGTTTTAGCATATAGAAAAATGAAACATCGAGGTTGCATTTGATGAATCATGTAAGAGAGGGCTGCCACCGAGAACACACTTGCTAAACGAACAACCTCTGTCGAATCAATGTGATGACGAGCATCTTTTCACTCATCCGATAAGTTTTTTTTACCGCAGCAAACAACCTCGGTTGGCAGCTAATACCTGTTCTTCCATGCAAGATTTATAATCTTCACAACCACACATTGCAATTATCCCAAAGTTTGGTACGATATCTTGTAGGCAAAATTATTTCTAAGCACCTATAAACCCCACGTGTCCttatgatttattattattattattattattaaataaaacttTGTTGGGTAATGTTTGATTATTGatgtattaaaaaaacttgGACTTATTGGCCACTGTCTCTTGAgataaattttatcttattaaCCATTGGGTTGACCCGATGATATTGGTTTTAGATCTCGGAGTGTGAATCTCCTCAAGGgttcatatttgatttttctcGATATCTATTTAGGCGAGACAGTTCAAAAATTCAGGTTACAAAGTGAATCCTGGAacaataaaaagttaaaatccTCTTATTTGTTATTCTTCGGTTACTATTGTAAAAAATACAACCAtcaaattaattatgtttttgtaaGTCATAACTAAATTAGtattatttgttaatatttcAAACTACTCATTTTTTATGGTGGCCGATGTTTCAacccaaaccttgcatatattacgATGAAATCTTTCATGCGACACCCTAGTTTactcattcataatttttatttatttatttatatcgaTATTGATAGAGGGAAGGTTTGTAGGAGGCGGATAGAGTAGAGAGATTAGATTAGATAATAGTAGAAGATAGAACGAAAGAACGAACTTAGAAGAAGCTGAGGCGGCGGGTGAGGAGTGAGTGTTGTtatattcattcaattcaattgacACAGAGTGACAACAAACAAGTGAATAATGAAATCAATGGCGTCTTCTCAATCTTCGAACAATTTATGGGTATTGCTGGGTTTGGGTTTAGCAGGAATTTATGTTTTAACCAGAAAGCTTAAGCAAACTGTGAAAGAGGATTTGGGTGCTTTCATTCAAAAGCTTCAGTTGCTTCCTCCTCCGCCTCCCGCTCCTCCCAAAGCTCCTCATCCACTCACTTCCCTCACTTTCGCCATCTCCGACTTGTATGTCTTTTCATTTCTAATAACCtaacaatattattattcttaAATTCTAATTTATCGAATTGAATTCAACAAACAGATTTGACATAGAAGGACACGTGTCTACGTTTGGTCATCCGGAGTGGGCAAGGACGCACGAACCTGCTTCTTCTACTTCACCTGCAGTTTCTACTCTTGTTCAATCTGGTGCTACCTGTATTGCTACTACCGTTCTCGACAACCTCTCTTACGGGTTCGTTTGTTCGTTCCTACCTCCCAATCAACCCTActtaccccccccccccccttttttttttacttcattttATAATTATCGTAATAATTGTTACTTCTTTATTATTTCAGCATCAGTGGCGAAAACAAGCATTTCGGAACACCTAGCAACCCTGCTATCCCCGCCCGTGTACCAGGCGGCTCCTCTAGTGGTGCTGCCGTTGCTGTTGCTGCTAATTTCGTAGATTTCTCTTTAGGTCAGCTTCTTCTTATGGTATTTTTACTACTCATTTATTAACATGCTTCAACATGTTTCTTTAGTAGTCAATTATGGTTTCTAATACGCATGTTCTAAACTAACCTATTACTTGTTCAATGGATGCCAACTACACTTCCGATGATAgcaatcaaaatttattattagtAATTTGAAGCTACCATACACTGAATTTGACCAGTGAAAGATCTTCTTTTCATAACAAGACATCTGTTTCTCAATTTGTTGTTCAAGTATCTTCACTGACTCCATACTACAAAATTTGATAGGGAGATAGGATGTGTAAACTATGGGGTGATTGAACTGGTTCAGACTAGGaatgaaaaaaatgtattattattattattactattattgaaTTTATGAACAATAGCAACACACAAACTCATGGATTTTCAAAAATCCGGACTTCCTAATTGCCTAAAAGGCTCCAAATCTAATCAATCGACAAGATATGTCATTCCCTAAGGCTCACCTCTTACTAAATTTCAAGGAAAGATGCATTCGTAACTTTGAATTAATTCATTCTTGTGCCACATGATACGTAAGGATATATGTCTGcgtaatatatttataattttctgGTTCAATATCACTAACATGCTGACATGTGAATGTATGTCATACGATTGCATCATTGTGTATTGCAGGTGTTGATACTTCTGGAGGGGTGAGAGTGCCTGCTGGATTCTGTGGGATACTTGGATTTCGACCTTCACATGGTGCTGTTTCTCATGGGGGAATCATACCTGTTTCAACAAGTCTGGACACTGTTGGTATGATTGATTCGTTTATTTATTCTGATTTAAAATATGGGCTTCTGTGCTTAAGTGGCTACTTGATTTATTTTGAACGATTAGTATATTTGCATGGTATAAAGATCAAGTGCAAATTTGGATTTGATTACTTTTTAGCCGCTTTTTTAGATGCTTTCTTTGAcaatattttgattataaatagTTGAACACAATGAATGAGCTAATACACACCAAGAACAGGATAAAAAGATGTTCTATTACAGCCGTTTTATTTCAACTTTCTTCATACAGTTGCTGGCACTTTCTTACCTTTTATATGCAGATGCTATGCTTCTGTCATCTGCTTCAGTTTGAAACTCACTTTACCTCTGAAATGCTCTTTTCAGGTTGGTTTGCAAAGGATCCTGATATACTGCGTAGAGTTGGCCATATACTTTTACAAGCACCCTTTGTTATGCAACGAAGTCCCCGACAAATaattatagctgatgactgttTTCAACATCTAAATGTTCCTCTTGACAGGAGTTCTCAAGTGGTGATCAAAGCCACTGAGAAGCTTTTTGGAAGTATGTTCTTTTGTTGGTCCTTTGCAGTTTAATATAATCCCTATCGTTTTGGTTATCATCGAAAGCTCCTGCCTCAGTTTGTGTGCGGGcttgtgatttttgaataacCTGTGCTTGTTCTTACTATTGCAttctgttatttttttcattatcaaTCATCTTCAGAGCAAGTATTGAAGCATATAAATCTTGAAGGCTATATAAGATCTAAAGTTCCCAGCTTGAAGGCGTGTTCTGGCCAAAAAGCAAATGGTGAACTGAAATCTTCTTCGTTGATATTGCTTGCCAATATTATGCAATTTCTACAAAGGTTAGTTGGAAATATCATTATAATTTGCAGTTTTATGGGAAACTTTGAATGGaagttctgttttttttttttaacttgtgaTTTGGTAGTTTTACATTCAGCAGTTTTGTTGTGTTTTGATCTATCCACTCTTTATCATGTCATAACTCATAACTTCTCCTTTCAATTAGTATTCCTCATTGTGGGTTTACTTAATTTATACTTGTTGTGTATTATGACCGTCTGCAGAAGCCTTGAATAATAATCTGAGATTGTTTTGCCACTCTATTTGCAGACATGAATTTGGACATATGCACGATGAGTGGATGAGCATAGTAAAACCTGATCTTCATCCAGCTGTTTCAGCACAATTGCATGAAAAATTTGATGTATCTGAAGTGGAGATGGAAAACTCTAAATCTGTTAGAAGTGAGATGCGTGTTGCTGTAAATTCACTTTTGAAGGTAATCATTTTTTACTCTACCGCTATATATCTTAGATCCTTTTGATTTGAAGTCAATCTTCATGCTGCCTCATTCCAAATTTAGCTACATTTTTTAAAGCGTTTATTTTACCAGTGGTTTCTCCTTCTTGCTTTCTTAATCAGACAGAAGAGTACATTCACAGATCATAGTGGGTGGATTTTAATGTGATTGTTAAAGAGTTAAAAGCTGTACTAAATTTTAACGAACTTATGGTTGTGGTGAATGGAACATTGTTAATTGCTTTTGTATGGAGtacctttaatttttatttcctactctctttataaaaaaatatattcacagACAAGCAAAGTGTGTTGTGGGTGCATCATAATATTTGGTTGTTAAGGGTTAAAATTTATGCTGAATTTTACAAACTTGAGTGGACATTTTCAATTGATTTATAGTTTTGAACATACCAATTTTTATAAGTTTTCGATTtagtattttagtaatttataTTCTGATAAGGGAAACATAGTTGTTCTGaatttaatacattttaatGCTCTGAAGGACGAAGGAATTTTGGTGATCCCTACTGTAGCTGATCCTCCTCCAAAATTAGGTGGAAAGGAGATCCTATCACAGGATTATCAGAGCCGTGCATTTAGCCTGCTAAGTATTGCTAGCATATCAGGCTGCTGTCAGGTAAAGATTTCACCCTCATGAAACCTGCTTAATGTTAtccgtttttttgttttgttttgtttatatttgttacTATTTTGTCCGTATCTTCagaatttgtttatatttcacgGAAACTTGTTTCCTCAATCAATATCATTGCACTCTGTTTGATTTTCATATGTGATAGAACTCAAATTACCAATCTATATGCACCTGATGGGTAAATTCTTTCATAATTGTGATTGTAATGACTTTTGCTCATATTTTCCTAATTTATCTTTTCAGGTCACAGTACCATTGGGATTTTATGACAAGTATCCTGTTTCAGTTTCCCTGATAGCTCGGTATGGGGGTGATCGCTTTTTGCTTGATACGCTAAAGACCATGTATACAAGTCTACAAGAGCAGGCTGATATTGCTGCCACAAGTAAAGCATCAAGAAATGTTGTCAGCAAGGAACAATCCGCTGAGATTGCCAAAGAGAAGGTATAGCTGCAAATAAATCAGATAAATTCAGCagtcaccttttttttttttgtaattgttcTGTATAACTGGCATGGTTATAGTTCTAAATCACCAGTGACGTTTAAAACTATAATATTGTAAAACCATCTAggacaacaacaaccaagcctttaGATCTTTCTTAATAGGTTCCctaatagtttttctaggttttCCTCTGCCTCGATTGATTTGATGAccctccatctgatctactctccttactacaTAATCCATAGGTCTTCGTTGTAGATTGCCCAAACCACCACTATCTTTTCTATGATTGGTGCTGCCCGAACTCTTTCTCTGatgttgtcatttctaatccTATTTTGTGTATTCTTGGGACAAAATGCTGTGTTGGATGTTACCACAAATCCAACGCAATGTCCTCATCTCTGTTGCGCTTATTTTATTCTCATGTTGGTTCTTTACCGCCCAACATTCCGTCCCACACAATTTCACAGGTCTTACATCTGTTTGATGGTTTACATCTCCTATTTCTCCA from Medicago truncatula cultivar Jemalong A17 chromosome 8, MtrunA17r5.0-ANR, whole genome shotgun sequence includes the following:
- the LOC11412399 gene encoding ADP,ATP carrier protein ER-ANT1, with translation MVKSSESESESESFSKDFVMAGAAAIISKTAVAPIERVKLLLQNQSEMIKRGNLKTPYLGLSNTFNRVFAQEGLLAFWRGHQANVIRYFPTQAFNFAFKGYFKTVFGFSRDKDGYIKWFAGNVASGSAAGATTSILLYHLDFARTRLATDSLECRATGHRQFKGLIHVYRKTISTDGFAGLYRGFGVSIFGITMYRGMYFGIYDTMKPILLVGPFEGNFFASFFLGWSITTVSGVCAYPFDTLRRRMMLTSGHQNKYYNSMHAFREIVGQEGFLALFRGVTANMLLGMAGAGVLAGYDQLNRISSRHSNCNETNQRL
- the LOC11410152 gene encoding translocon at the outer membrane of chloroplasts 64 yields the protein MKSMASSQSSNNLWVLLGLGLAGIYVLTRKLKQTVKEDLGAFIQKLQLLPPPPPAPPKAPHPLTSLTFAISDLFDIEGHVSTFGHPEWARTHEPASSTSPAVSTLVQSGATCIATTVLDNLSYGISGENKHFGTPSNPAIPARVPGGSSSGAAVAVAANFVDFSLGVDTSGGVRVPAGFCGILGFRPSHGAVSHGGIIPVSTSLDTVGWFAKDPDILRRVGHILLQAPFVMQRSPRQIIIADDCFQHLNVPLDRSSQVVIKATEKLFGKQVLKHINLEGYIRSKVPSLKACSGQKANGELKSSSLILLANIMQFLQRHEFGHMHDEWMSIVKPDLHPAVSAQLHEKFDVSEVEMENSKSVRSEMRVAVNSLLKDEGILVIPTVADPPPKLGGKEILSQDYQSRAFSLLSIASISGCCQVTVPLGFYDKYPVSVSLIARYGGDRFLLDTLKTMYTSLQEQADIAATSKASRNVVSKEQSAEIAKEKGNQAYKDKQWQKAIGFYTEAIKLCGNNATYYSNRAQAYLELGSYLQAEADCTKAISLDKKSVKAYFRRGTAREMLGYYKEAIDDFKYALVLEPTNKRAASAAERLRKLF